The following proteins come from a genomic window of bacterium:
- a CDS encoding anhydro-N-acetylmuramic acid kinase — translation MSVDPFARIRAKPVTLVIGLISGTSADGITGALVEITDRGRERPGIALRGWATTPYPPEVRRRVINLFTEPATMQDAATLNFLLGELFADAAIAAARAGGCDLETVDLIASHGQTVAHVGTPDPADSFSRAATMQLGEAAVIAERTGRPVIADFRPADMAAGGVGAPFVPYADLLLLGNRTGRIALNLGGISNLTVLPAGATFEDVYAFDCGPANMVSDGLVRHFFGEAYDRDGSRAARGRVREDLLAALMRHPFVTASPPKAAGHEQFGRPFLHDLLAAWGTLPADDLIATATAFAAEAIASNVSRFVLPRHAIEEIVASGGGVHNPTLIRRLADAVTPLRVRAIDEFGIPSDAKEALAFALIGHASLMGRSGNLPRVTGARHGRILGKFTWPPGAASRESTK, via the coding sequence ATGAGCGTCGACCCCTTCGCCCGCATCCGGGCCAAGCCCGTCACGTTGGTGATCGGGCTCATCTCGGGCACCTCCGCCGACGGCATCACGGGAGCCCTCGTCGAGATCACCGACCGCGGGCGCGAGCGACCGGGGATCGCCCTGCGCGGGTGGGCCACGACGCCGTACCCGCCCGAGGTGCGGCGCCGCGTGATCAACCTCTTTACCGAACCCGCCACGATGCAGGACGCGGCCACGCTCAACTTCCTCTTGGGGGAGCTCTTCGCCGACGCCGCGATCGCGGCGGCCCGCGCCGGCGGATGCGATCTCGAGACGGTGGACCTCATCGCCTCGCACGGACAAACCGTCGCGCATGTGGGCACGCCCGATCCTGCCGACTCGTTCAGCCGCGCCGCGACGATGCAACTGGGGGAGGCGGCGGTGATCGCGGAGCGGACGGGCCGGCCGGTCATCGCCGACTTCCGCCCCGCCGATATGGCGGCCGGGGGCGTCGGTGCGCCCTTCGTCCCTTACGCAGACCTACTGCTGCTCGGCAATCGGACCGGCCGGATCGCGCTGAACCTCGGCGGGATCTCCAACCTCACCGTCCTCCCGGCGGGCGCAACGTTCGAAGATGTCTACGCCTTTGACTGCGGCCCGGCCAACATGGTGAGCGATGGCCTCGTCCGCCACTTCTTTGGCGAGGCGTACGATCGAGACGGCAGCCGCGCCGCGCGCGGCCGGGTGCGCGAGGACCTCCTCGCTGCGCTCATGCGCCATCCCTTCGTCACCGCGTCGCCGCCCAAGGCGGCGGGGCACGAACAATTCGGCCGCCCGTTTCTCCACGACCTCCTCGCCGCCTGGGGAACCCTTCCCGCCGACGACTTGATCGCCACCGCAACCGCATTTGCGGCGGAGGCGATCGCGTCCAACGTCTCCCGGTTTGTGCTACCGCGCCATGCGATCGAGGAGATCGTCGCCTCCGGGGGAGGCGTGCACAACCCCACGTTGATCCGGCGCCTCGCAGACGCGGTGACCCCCCTTCGCGTCCGGGCGATCGACGAGTTCGGCATTCCCTCCGACGCCAAGGAGGCCCTCGCGTTTGCGCTCATTGGACACGCGAGCCTGATGGGCCGTTCGGGGAACCTCCCCCGGGTCACCGGTGCGCGCCACGGCCGCATCCTCGGCAAGT
- a CDS encoding ABC transporter permease has translation MNRPVAAVRPRRTFASRFVRTPVAVAGAVIVGAYLFAAVTAPALAPHDPLSMASQSLLAPPGGPYPFGTDQFGRDLLSRLLYGTRVSLVVSIASVVLALAAGGSVGVVSGHYGGRIDGTLMRVMDVIFAFPAVLLAIAIMAAAGTAVWTVIVAIGVVYTPQFARISRASVLATRTLEYVEAAGALGARTRRVLLRHILPNISAPLIVQTSLSLSLAILTESALSFLGLGTQPPTPSWGNMLADSRRFMATAPWTAVFPGATIAMIVLGFNLLGDGLRDLLDPRLRI, from the coding sequence GTGAACCGACCGGTGGCGGCGGTGCGGCCGCGGCGGACCTTCGCGTCCCGGTTCGTCCGCACCCCGGTGGCGGTGGCCGGCGCGGTGATCGTCGGCGCCTACCTCTTCGCGGCCGTCACGGCGCCGGCACTGGCCCCGCACGACCCTCTTTCCATGGCCTCGCAATCGCTGCTGGCGCCCCCGGGCGGACCCTACCCGTTCGGAACTGATCAGTTTGGCCGGGACCTGCTGAGCCGGCTACTGTATGGGACGCGGGTGTCGCTCGTCGTCTCGATCGCCTCGGTGGTCTTGGCACTCGCGGCGGGAGGAAGCGTGGGAGTCGTGAGCGGCCACTACGGCGGCCGCATCGACGGCACCCTGATGCGGGTGATGGACGTCATTTTCGCGTTCCCGGCCGTGCTACTCGCGATCGCCATCATGGCGGCCGCTGGGACCGCGGTCTGGACCGTCATCGTCGCGATCGGCGTCGTTTACACCCCGCAGTTCGCCCGGATCAGCCGGGCCAGCGTGCTGGCCACGCGCACGTTAGAGTACGTGGAGGCGGCCGGGGCGCTCGGCGCGAGGACGCGCCGCGTTCTCCTCCGCCACATCCTGCCGAACATCTCGGCCCCCCTGATCGTGCAGACCTCGCTCAGCCTCTCGCTCGCGATTCTCACCGAATCGGCGCTGAGCTTCCTCGGGTTGGGAACGCAACCGCCCACCCCCTCGTGGGGAAACATGCTGGCGGACTCCCGCCGGTTCATGGCCACCGCCCCGTGGACCGCCGTCTTTCCCGGAGCGACGATCGCCATGATCGTGCTGGGGTTCAACCTCCTCGGGGACGGATTGCGCGACCTGCTCGACCCGCGCCTGCGAATATAA
- the murQ gene encoding N-acetylmuramic acid 6-phosphate etherase, protein MPEREPPTEAINTHTRDLDLRPLLEQARLINEEDRRVPTAVGTVIPQIADAVARISDALRRGGRLVYIGAGTSGRLAVLDAAECPPTFGTDPRQVQAVLAGAPRSLTEAVEGAEDDERAGEREVDSRGIGPDDVVVGIAASGATPFVLAAVRRARARRAFTIAVTCVAGSPLVSACDLAIVPVVGPEVIAGSTRLKAGTAQKLVLNMLSTLTMVQLGKVYGNLMVDLRATNEKLRRRAVRIVATAAGVPEREAAEALGRAGGRVPVAIVMIAARTTAEDAAGRLARAGGNVRRALSASS, encoded by the coding sequence ATGCCCGAACGCGAGCCCCCGACGGAAGCGATCAATACGCACACCCGGGACCTCGACCTCCGGCCGCTGCTCGAGCAGGCCCGGCTGATCAACGAGGAGGACCGTCGGGTCCCGACCGCCGTGGGCACCGTGATTCCGCAGATCGCCGATGCCGTCGCCCGGATTTCGGACGCGCTCCGCCGCGGGGGACGTCTCGTGTACATCGGCGCTGGGACGAGCGGCCGGCTCGCGGTCCTCGATGCCGCGGAGTGCCCGCCGACCTTTGGGACCGATCCCCGTCAGGTCCAAGCCGTGCTCGCGGGGGCCCCGCGATCGCTGACCGAGGCGGTTGAGGGCGCCGAGGACGATGAGCGCGCCGGCGAGCGGGAGGTCGACTCGCGCGGCATCGGCCCCGACGATGTGGTCGTGGGAATCGCGGCGAGCGGAGCGACACCCTTCGTGCTGGCCGCGGTGCGGCGCGCTCGAGCGCGGCGCGCGTTCACGATCGCGGTGACGTGCGTCGCCGGCTCCCCGCTCGTCTCGGCGTGCGATCTGGCCATCGTCCCCGTGGTGGGCCCTGAGGTGATCGCCGGGAGCACCCGGCTCAAAGCGGGCACCGCGCAAAAACTCGTGCTGAACATGCTCAGCACCTTGACCATGGTGCAGTTGGGGAAAGTGTACGGGAACCTGATGGTGGATCTTCGCGCCACGAACGAGAAACTGCGCCGCAGGGCCGTGCGCATCGTGGCGACCGCCGCGGGGGTGCCGGAGCGGGAGGCGGCCGAAGCGCTCGGCCGCGCCGGGGGCCGCGTGCCGGTGGCCATCGTGATGATTGCCGCGCGCACGACCGCGGAGGACGCGGCGGGACGGCTGGCCCGCGCCGGAGGAAACGTCCGGCGGGCGCTGAGCGCGTCCTCGTGA